Proteins encoded by one window of Roseofilum capinflatum BLCC-M114:
- a CDS encoding adenylate/guanylate cyclase domain-containing protein, translating to MQNPVQHILIVDDDPSNIFFLEELLDLEGYQIQTASSGEQALSLAAQMHPDLILLDIMMPGMDGYEVCRRLREDEVLQGVPIIFLTALDDDDSRLRALDLMGDDYITKPIDTELLLTKISSILRLSQLRQNKANQENKERNQKQLSAAWNINENLSEKFHLFVPEQYLRRIAPQGLDSIQLGNGTEEELTILFCDIRDFTQIAENQAAQQTFAWLNVFFTQMSEAISSHQGFIDKFLGDAIMAVFDRPHHHSSDALKAAVMMRQRLQEFNQNRQVLGLQEPIQIGIGLHTGVGIVGTLGGNNRMDSTVIGDVVNTAARIEGLTKVYGCPAIASKAVIDAIQQQYPDPDYFLLRCIDFAIPRGKQQGIYLYEILGTKTQILDPEIVQTKDLFEQGLQALNQQEFQSAINCFQEVLKKNPADSVSPMHLQASREKLLSRPL from the coding sequence ATGCAAAATCCTGTTCAACACATTTTGATTGTCGATGACGATCCGAGTAATATTTTTTTCCTGGAAGAGTTACTCGATCTCGAAGGCTATCAAATCCAAACAGCGAGTTCCGGCGAGCAGGCCTTGAGTTTAGCGGCTCAGATGCATCCGGATTTGATTCTGTTAGATATTATGATGCCGGGGATGGATGGGTATGAAGTCTGTCGTCGATTGCGCGAGGATGAAGTTCTGCAAGGGGTTCCGATTATTTTTTTGACTGCCCTTGATGATGATGATTCTCGGTTAAGGGCGCTGGACTTGATGGGGGATGATTATATTACCAAGCCCATTGATACGGAGCTATTGTTAACAAAGATATCGAGTATTTTACGCTTGTCCCAGTTGCGTCAAAATAAGGCTAACCAAGAAAACAAAGAACGCAATCAAAAACAGTTGTCAGCCGCTTGGAATATTAATGAGAATCTCTCGGAAAAGTTTCATTTATTTGTCCCAGAACAATATTTGCGACGCATTGCGCCCCAGGGGTTAGACTCGATTCAATTGGGGAATGGGACAGAAGAAGAGTTAACGATTTTGTTTTGTGATATTCGCGATTTTACTCAAATTGCGGAAAACCAAGCTGCTCAACAAACTTTTGCTTGGTTAAATGTGTTTTTTACTCAGATGAGTGAAGCCATTTCTAGCCATCAGGGGTTTATTGATAAGTTTCTAGGCGATGCGATTATGGCCGTGTTCGATCGCCCCCATCACCATAGTAGCGATGCGCTGAAAGCCGCAGTGATGATGCGTCAACGGTTGCAGGAGTTTAACCAAAATCGTCAAGTTTTGGGACTGCAAGAGCCAATTCAAATCGGGATTGGTTTGCATACAGGAGTGGGCATTGTGGGGACTCTGGGAGGCAATAACCGTATGGATTCTACGGTGATTGGGGATGTGGTGAATACAGCAGCACGGATTGAGGGATTGACAAAAGTCTACGGTTGCCCGGCGATCGCCAGTAAAGCCGTAATTGATGCCATACAGCAACAGTATCCCGATCCCGATTATTTTCTCCTGCGCTGCATCGATTTTGCCATTCCTCGCGGCAAACAACAAGGAATTTATTTATACGAAATTCTAGGCACAAAAACCCAAATCTTAGACCCAGAAATTGTCCAAACCAAAGATCTATTTGAACAAGGCCTACAAGCGCTCAATCAACAAGAATTTCAATCGGCTATAAACTGTTTTCAGGAAGTCTTGAAGAAAAATCCGGCTGATTCTGTTTCTCCTATGCATCTTCAAGCCAGTCGTGAGAAACTTTTATCCAGACCTCTCTAA
- a CDS encoding glycoside hydrolase family 57 protein codes for MAIGYLAFVLHAHLPFVRHPESNYVLEEEWLYEAITETYIPLIHVFEGLKRDGVDFKLTMSLTPPLVSMLMDPLLQERYDHHLATLQELIEKEIDRYKYHGHLKYLAEFYAKEFANTRATWERYQGNLITAFKQFQDSNNLDIITCGATHGYFPLMRMRPETVWAQIKVACDHYQDVFGQLPRGIWLPECAYYEGVEKLLADAGLRYFLIDGHGIMYARPRPRFGTYAPIFTETGVAAFGRDHESSQQVWSSQVGYPGAPEYREFYKDLGWEAEYEYIKPYILPNGQRKNIGIKYHRITGRGLGLSEKELYDPYWAREKTAEHAGNFMFNREYQVQHLHRIMQRPPIILSPYDAELFGHWWYEGPWFLDYIYRKTWFDQSTYAMTHLSDYLNAYPTQQVCRPAQSSWGYKGFHEYWLNETNSWIYPHLHKTADRMVELSIREGGDRLEERAINQCARELLLAQSSDWAFIMRSGTMVPYANRRTKSHLMRFNKLYEDVMAGTVDSGWLEKVEHMDNIFPNIDYRVYRPR; via the coding sequence ATGGCTATTGGATATCTTGCCTTTGTTCTTCATGCCCATCTCCCTTTTGTGCGTCATCCAGAAAGTAACTATGTACTCGAAGAAGAATGGCTCTATGAAGCAATTACAGAAACCTATATTCCCTTAATTCATGTATTTGAAGGACTCAAACGAGATGGAGTAGACTTCAAACTCACCATGAGCTTAACCCCCCCCTTAGTCTCCATGCTCATGGACCCCCTCTTACAAGAACGCTACGATCATCATTTAGCCACCCTGCAAGAATTAATTGAAAAAGAAATCGATCGCTACAAATATCACGGACACCTAAAATATTTAGCAGAATTTTATGCTAAAGAATTTGCCAATACCCGCGCAACCTGGGAGAGATATCAAGGCAACTTAATCACCGCCTTTAAGCAATTTCAAGACAGTAACAATCTCGATATTATCACCTGCGGCGCAACCCATGGTTACTTCCCCTTAATGAGAATGCGACCAGAAACCGTCTGGGCCCAAATTAAAGTCGCTTGCGATCATTATCAAGATGTCTTTGGCCAACTGCCTAGAGGAATTTGGTTACCCGAATGTGCCTATTATGAAGGGGTAGAAAAACTGCTCGCCGATGCCGGATTGCGCTATTTTCTCATTGATGGCCATGGGATTATGTACGCTCGTCCCCGTCCTCGGTTTGGAACCTATGCCCCCATTTTTACCGAGACTGGAGTGGCAGCTTTTGGCCGAGATCATGAATCTTCCCAACAAGTTTGGTCTTCCCAAGTTGGTTATCCTGGAGCGCCAGAATATCGAGAATTTTATAAAGATTTGGGCTGGGAAGCCGAATATGAATATATTAAACCCTATATTTTGCCCAATGGACAACGGAAAAATATTGGTATTAAATATCATAGAATTACCGGTCGAGGCTTAGGATTATCGGAAAAAGAACTCTACGATCCCTATTGGGCCAGGGAAAAAACTGCCGAACATGCTGGCAACTTCATGTTTAATCGGGAATATCAGGTGCAACATTTGCACCGGATTATGCAGCGTCCGCCGATTATTTTATCGCCCTATGATGCCGAACTCTTTGGTCATTGGTGGTATGAAGGGCCGTGGTTTTTAGATTATATCTATCGCAAAACTTGGTTCGACCAAAGTACCTATGCCATGACCCATTTATCCGATTACTTAAATGCCTATCCTACCCAGCAAGTGTGCCGTCCAGCTCAGTCAAGTTGGGGGTATAAAGGCTTTCATGAATATTGGTTGAATGAAACCAATAGTTGGATTTATCCCCACTTACATAAGACAGCCGATCGCATGGTAGAACTAAGTATACGCGAAGGAGGCGATCGCCTGGAAGAAAGAGCCATTAACCAATGTGCCAGGGAACTGCTCCTAGCGCAATCTTCTGATTGGGCGTTTATCATGCGAAGCGGAACCATGGTTCCCTACGCTAACCGGCGCACCAAATCCCATCTCATGCGCTTTAATAAACTCTATGAGGATGTAATGGCCGGAACCGTTGATAGTGGTTGGCTCGAAAAAGTCGAGCATATGGATAATATTTTCCCCAATATTGACTATCGAGTGTATCGACCGAGATAG
- a CDS encoding methyl-accepting chemotaxis protein, which translates to MKQKSNRLKVQHKILLGYLLPVAALIIATLWGSGVAQQIAVNFQRLNFSSDLTDKVHHLQIAHLQMSNAIRGYLIQPEPFFLDYDREGERFFEQTLNDLEIIYQNIEPFQSRFSDTEWSQISQLKQNVKEVSEQIANYDQISNQMANLVQQQQRGQATSLFINQSGQLIHENFKQINTNLHNMYESLVVSEQELIDDSLGLLLNGLLLLSIGLGGLAAVFVGLIAQGISRSIHRTSNLITQSTLEILHTVTEQEETVNTQARAVNSTTTTVEELGVSSQNCTYQAKNASVAAQEALTVAETGNQAVAETLQGMMEVQQKVEKISTQISRLREQNNQIGTISQVVSDIANQTNMLALNASVEAVRAGESGKGFAVVAAEIRKLADQSKNSADRINHLVIEIQSAVEATAKATGEGTERVQASLTIAKQSSQAFSGVTEAVNNMVISNQQIALNIQQQAIAVQDIVKTMNDLNNSAQQVVIAIRQTRQETEQLNQASDELKMMV; encoded by the coding sequence ATGAAGCAGAAATCGAATCGGCTCAAAGTACAACACAAAATTTTATTAGGGTATTTGCTTCCGGTAGCTGCCTTAATCATTGCAACATTGTGGGGATCGGGGGTTGCACAGCAAATCGCTGTTAATTTCCAAAGACTTAATTTTTCGTCTGATTTGACGGACAAGGTTCATCATCTACAAATCGCTCATTTACAAATGTCTAACGCGATCAGAGGTTATTTGATCCAACCAGAACCATTTTTTTTAGACTACGATCGAGAAGGGGAACGTTTTTTTGAGCAAACCCTGAATGACTTAGAGATCATTTATCAGAATATAGAACCGTTTCAATCCCGGTTCAGTGATACAGAATGGAGCCAAATTAGTCAACTCAAACAGAACGTGAAAGAAGTCAGTGAACAAATTGCTAACTATGACCAAATTAGCAATCAGATGGCAAATTTAGTCCAGCAGCAACAACGGGGACAAGCCACCTCACTGTTTATTAACCAGAGTGGGCAACTGATTCATGAAAACTTCAAGCAAATTAATACAAATCTTCATAATATGTATGAAAGTTTAGTCGTTTCTGAACAAGAATTAATTGACGACTCTTTAGGTTTGTTGTTAAATGGACTCCTTTTATTATCCATTGGTTTGGGAGGACTGGCGGCTGTTTTTGTGGGCTTAATTGCTCAGGGTATTTCTCGTTCAATTCATCGAACGTCTAATCTCATTACCCAATCGACTCTAGAGATTTTGCATACGGTAACTGAACAAGAAGAAACGGTCAATACTCAGGCTAGAGCAGTGAATTCAACGACGACAACGGTGGAAGAGTTGGGGGTTTCTTCCCAAAACTGTACCTATCAAGCTAAAAATGCATCTGTGGCAGCACAAGAAGCTTTAACGGTGGCGGAAACCGGAAATCAAGCGGTGGCGGAAACTTTACAGGGAATGATGGAAGTCCAACAAAAGGTAGAGAAAATTTCTACCCAAATTTCCCGCTTAAGGGAGCAAAATAATCAAATTGGGACAATTTCCCAAGTGGTGAGTGATATTGCAAATCAGACGAATATGTTGGCTTTGAATGCATCGGTGGAAGCGGTGCGAGCAGGAGAGTCGGGTAAGGGGTTTGCAGTGGTGGCGGCGGAAATTCGGAAGTTGGCGGATCAGAGTAAGAATTCTGCCGATCGCATCAACCATTTGGTGATCGAAATTCAAAGCGCGGTAGAAGCTACTGCTAAAGCGACGGGGGAGGGAACAGAACGGGTACAAGCGAGTCTGACGATTGCCAAACAATCCTCTCAAGCGTTTTCGGGGGTGACGGAAGCGGTGAATAATATGGTGATTAGTAATCAGCAGATTGCTCTGAATATCCAACAACAGGCGATCGCTGTTCAAGATATTGTCAAAACCATGAATGACCTCAATAACAGCGCTCAACAGGTGGTTATAGCCATTCGCCAAACCCGCCAGGAAACGGAGCAACTCAATCAGGCTTCTGATGAACTGAAGATGATGGTTTGA
- the hoxE gene encoding bidirectional hydrogenase complex protein HoxE, producing the protein MQSSVAPPTSDKKNTPGKPAAKDKRFKALDVTMKRNQYRQDALIEILHKAQGAFGYLEEEVLEYIARNLKLPLSRVYGVATFYHLFSLKPAGAHTCVVCMGTACYVKGGDKVLAALEDHTGVHSGETTPDGQVSLVTARCIGACGIAPAVVFDGQVAPQQTPESVIERIKGWQE; encoded by the coding sequence ATGCAATCTTCAGTCGCCCCTCCCACCTCAGACAAAAAAAACACCCCTGGCAAACCTGCGGCCAAAGACAAACGCTTCAAAGCCCTAGATGTGACGATGAAGCGCAATCAATATCGCCAAGATGCCCTCATTGAAATTCTTCACAAAGCCCAAGGAGCCTTTGGTTATCTCGAAGAAGAAGTCCTAGAATACATCGCCCGTAACCTCAAACTCCCCCTGAGTCGAGTTTATGGAGTCGCCACCTTCTATCATCTCTTCTCCCTCAAACCGGCTGGCGCTCATACCTGCGTCGTTTGCATGGGAACCGCCTGCTACGTCAAAGGAGGAGACAAAGTATTAGCCGCCCTAGAAGATCACACAGGCGTTCATTCCGGAGAAACCACCCCCGATGGGCAAGTTTCCCTCGTCACCGCCCGATGTATCGGAGCCTGTGGCATCGCTCCGGCTGTAGTCTTCGATGGTCAAGTGGCTCCCCAGCAAACCCCAGAATCTGTCATTGAGCGGATTAAAGGCTGGCAAGAGTAG
- the nuoF gene encoding NADH-quinone oxidoreductase subunit NuoF — MEFSELQELAEQEKQAQKPTRVHCCTSTGCQAAQSLAVKKGMEQAVKDQGLEEEVQIVGVGCMGFCGQGPIVQIDSENSEAADGLYYEKVTPEQSHSIIEGLKGGAVTANQGDPNHPFFSRQFQIVREYSGKIDPEKIGEYIAMGGYQSLYHAVYEMSPEDVIAEITKSGLRGRGGAGYPTGLKWATIAKMPPGQKYVICNADEGDPGAFMDRSVLESDPHRILEGMAIAGYAVGANQGYIYVRAEYPLAISRLEKAIKQAKRQGFLGSSILGSSIDFNIAIRVGAGAFVCGEETALIASIDGGRGVPRPRPPYPAVSGLWGEPTLINNVETLGNLAPIIRNGADWFASIGTEKSKGTKIFSLTGKVCNNGLIEVPMGITLREIVEVMGGGVPDGGQVKAVQTGGPSGGCIPAEYMDTPVDYDSLTKLGSMMGSGGMVVMDNSTNMVQVAQFYMEFCQEESCGKCIPCRTGTVQMYELLTKVIKGKAKPEDLEKLEHLCQMVRVTSLCGLGMSAPNPVLSTLRYFKSEYEEFLAVKA; from the coding sequence ATGGAATTTAGCGAACTGCAAGAACTCGCCGAACAAGAGAAACAAGCCCAGAAACCCACCAGAGTCCATTGTTGTACCTCAACGGGATGCCAAGCCGCGCAATCTTTAGCCGTCAAAAAAGGCATGGAACAAGCCGTTAAAGACCAAGGCTTAGAAGAGGAGGTGCAGATTGTTGGCGTAGGCTGCATGGGATTTTGCGGTCAAGGGCCCATTGTTCAGATCGATTCAGAAAACTCAGAAGCAGCCGATGGACTTTACTACGAAAAAGTCACCCCAGAGCAGAGCCACTCCATTATCGAAGGCTTGAAAGGAGGAGCAGTAACTGCCAATCAAGGCGATCCCAATCATCCCTTCTTTAGTCGTCAATTCCAAATTGTGCGGGAATATAGCGGTAAAATCGACCCCGAAAAAATTGGCGAATATATCGCCATGGGCGGCTATCAGTCTCTGTATCATGCCGTCTATGAAATGTCTCCAGAAGACGTGATCGCAGAAATCACCAAATCTGGACTGCGGGGACGGGGTGGTGCAGGTTATCCTACCGGCTTAAAGTGGGCCACGATCGCCAAAATGCCCCCCGGCCAAAAATATGTCATCTGTAACGCTGATGAAGGCGATCCAGGAGCATTCATGGATCGCTCAGTTTTAGAGAGCGATCCTCATCGGATTTTAGAAGGAATGGCGATCGCCGGATACGCCGTCGGAGCCAACCAAGGCTACATCTACGTCCGCGCCGAATATCCCCTCGCCATCAGCCGCCTAGAAAAAGCCATTAAACAAGCCAAACGCCAAGGTTTCCTCGGTTCCAGTATCCTCGGATCGTCCATTGACTTTAACATCGCCATTCGCGTCGGAGCAGGCGCTTTCGTTTGTGGAGAAGAAACCGCCCTCATCGCCTCCATCGACGGTGGACGCGGTGTTCCTCGGCCCCGGCCTCCCTATCCTGCCGTATCTGGACTCTGGGGAGAACCCACCTTAATCAACAACGTAGAAACCCTCGGTAACCTAGCTCCCATTATCCGCAACGGTGCAGACTGGTTTGCCAGCATCGGCACAGAAAAAAGCAAAGGCACAAAAATCTTCTCCCTCACCGGAAAAGTGTGCAACAACGGCCTGATTGAAGTCCCCATGGGCATTACCTTACGGGAAATCGTCGAAGTTATGGGCGGTGGAGTGCCCGATGGCGGCCAAGTGAAAGCCGTGCAAACCGGCGGCCCCTCTGGCGGTTGTATTCCCGCCGAATATATGGATACCCCGGTAGACTACGACTCCCTAACCAAACTCGGCTCCATGATGGGATCAGGGGGAATGGTGGTTATGGATAACTCCACCAACATGGTACAGGTCGCCCAATTCTACATGGAATTTTGCCAAGAAGAATCCTGTGGTAAATGCATTCCCTGTCGCACCGGAACGGTGCAAATGTACGAACTGTTAACCAAAGTAATTAAAGGAAAAGCCAAACCTGAAGACCTGGAAAAACTCGAACACCTGTGTCAGATGGTGCGGGTAACCAGCTTATGCGGGTTAGGCATGAGTGCCCCCAACCCCGTGTTAAGTACCTTGCGCTACTTCAAATCTGAGTATGAGGAGTTTTTAGCTGTCAAGGCTTAA
- a CDS encoding hybrid sensor histidine kinase/response regulator, whose protein sequence is MDLQRLQEEQELILSQVDNAIALFDASHHLVLFNHKLAQLWEVDLHCLQKQPHIENVISHLMQQGYWRLEQCQKLKSRIIGSENMDVAIEVEQSNGIHLEISTTVTSNQGRLLIFRDVTRDRQALKHAALMQSSLNAEVKRLRFLLGLNERLQTSASLKEIGKYALNYLVETMDSAFGDIKVISGEGEEQLAGPLTNNIAGQFIASCGEPVVTEMESLLQQGVPQGQGLLWEVVRTGEPLFIQDYCNHPQALEIFRNPGIRQVGIFPIPTSDGRVIGVLTLESKNLHELQTSPQQDMLKAACRTLGVAIERATAQEKLHEINQDLERASQLKSEFLASMSHELRTPLNSILGFSDLLLRQRSGQLNERQQNHVKAIASSGKHLLSLINEILDLSKIEAGKTDLDLQILGIHELCTDCLKMIQPRADKKRQILSLELDYRLDRALLDERRIRQILVNLLSNAVKFTPEEGRIKLKGRLGYGEELTQEHRCDRSPINQSTPYLCLEVQDTGIGIPEDQQHLLFRPFQQIDSSLTRRHEGTGLGLSLTKRLAELHGGTLSFESQEGKGSIFRVWLPLTGMSHLSAEDREIDRDEPPMGDPPKEINGKRVLVVEDQPYNQALISEILELEGYSVELIADGQMMVHTIESSLVTQQNLPELILMDVQLPEVDGLELVRRLKAHPLWKEVPVIVVTAMAMAGDREQCLQAGADGYLSKPLEFEEVVDMIHQVQHKE, encoded by the coding sequence ATGGATCTACAGCGTCTTCAGGAAGAACAGGAATTAATTTTGTCTCAGGTGGACAATGCGATCGCCCTATTCGATGCCTCCCATCATTTGGTCTTGTTTAACCATAAGCTGGCACAGTTGTGGGAAGTTGACCTCCACTGCCTGCAAAAACAGCCCCATATTGAAAATGTCATTAGCCACCTGATGCAACAAGGCTACTGGCGTTTAGAACAATGTCAGAAACTCAAATCCAGAATTATTGGCTCGGAAAACATGGATGTGGCTATTGAAGTGGAACAGTCCAATGGCATTCATCTAGAAATCTCAACGACAGTGACCTCCAACCAAGGACGCTTACTGATTTTCCGCGATGTTACCCGCGATCGCCAAGCCCTCAAACATGCGGCTCTCATGCAATCGAGCTTAAATGCGGAGGTCAAGCGCCTCCGATTCCTGTTAGGTCTCAATGAACGGCTACAAACTTCAGCGTCTCTGAAAGAAATCGGTAAATATGCCCTCAATTACCTAGTAGAAACCATGGACTCGGCTTTTGGGGACATTAAAGTGATTAGCGGGGAAGGAGAAGAACAACTGGCCGGCCCCTTAACCAATAATATTGCCGGTCAGTTTATCGCCAGTTGCGGTGAACCCGTGGTCACAGAAATGGAATCTTTATTACAACAAGGGGTTCCCCAAGGTCAAGGTCTGCTCTGGGAAGTCGTGCGGACTGGAGAACCTTTATTTATTCAAGACTACTGCAACCATCCCCAAGCCTTAGAAATTTTCCGCAATCCAGGAATTCGCCAAGTGGGGATTTTTCCCATTCCCACCTCCGATGGTCGGGTAATTGGGGTGTTAACCTTAGAATCAAAGAATCTGCATGAACTTCAAACGTCTCCCCAACAGGATATGCTCAAAGCAGCCTGTCGGACGTTGGGCGTGGCCATTGAACGGGCAACAGCACAAGAAAAACTGCATGAAATTAACCAGGATTTAGAACGAGCATCGCAACTGAAATCGGAGTTTCTGGCTTCGATGTCCCATGAACTGCGAACGCCGCTCAATAGTATTTTAGGCTTCTCGGATTTATTGCTGCGGCAGCGCTCTGGTCAACTGAATGAGCGGCAACAAAATCATGTGAAGGCGATCGCCTCTAGTGGTAAACATTTGCTCTCTCTGATTAATGAAATCCTAGACTTATCAAAAATAGAGGCAGGTAAAACAGACCTGGATCTACAAATTTTGGGGATTCATGAGCTATGTACAGATTGCCTGAAGATGATTCAACCCCGTGCCGATAAAAAACGGCAAATTCTCTCCCTAGAACTCGATTATCGCTTAGATCGGGCCTTGCTTGATGAACGGCGTATCCGCCAAATTTTAGTCAACCTGCTCTCGAATGCGGTCAAGTTTACCCCAGAGGAGGGACGGATTAAACTCAAGGGCAGATTAGGATATGGAGAAGAATTAACCCAAGAACATCGCTGCGATCGCTCCCCCATTAACCAGAGTACCCCCTATTTGTGCCTAGAAGTCCAAGATACGGGCATTGGTATTCCTGAAGATCAACAGCATTTACTCTTCCGTCCCTTTCAACAAATTGACTCGTCTTTAACCCGTCGTCATGAAGGAACCGGTTTAGGTCTTTCCCTCACCAAACGACTCGCCGAACTCCATGGGGGAACCCTCTCCTTTGAGTCCCAAGAAGGAAAAGGCAGTATCTTTCGAGTCTGGTTACCCCTGACTGGGATGAGTCATTTATCTGCTGAGGATCGGGAAATAGATCGGGATGAGCCTCCCATGGGAGATCCCCCGAAAGAAATCAATGGGAAGCGAGTGTTAGTCGTGGAAGACCAACCCTATAATCAAGCCTTGATTTCTGAGATTCTAGAGTTGGAAGGCTACAGCGTGGAGTTGATCGCCGATGGTCAAATGATGGTGCATACCATTGAGTCTTCGTTGGTGACGCAGCAAAATTTACCCGAATTAATCTTGATGGATGTACAGTTGCCAGAAGTGGATGGTTTAGAGTTGGTGCGGCGCTTGAAGGCCCATCCCCTGTGGAAAGAGGTTCCGGTGATCGTGGTGACAGCGATGGCCATGGCTGGCGATCGCGAGCAGTGTCTGCAAGCGGGAGCGGATGGCTATTTGAGTAAACCTCTGGAGTTTGAGGAGGTAGTGGACATGATTCACCAGGTTCAGCACAAGGAGTAA
- a CDS encoding Uma2 family endonuclease, giving the protein MTHLTLDLETVNLTDEQYYQLCIRNKHLRLECNAHGDLVIMPPAGDETSNRNAGITAQLWLWNEDQELGVVFDSSAGFTLPNGAKRSPDTSWIPLEKWEKIPSEEREKFSKICPDFVVELMSPSDSLKTTQEKMQEYLHNGAKLGWLIDRKQKRVEIYRPDRDVETLEYPSELSGETVLPGFVLKLAKIW; this is encoded by the coding sequence ATGACTCATTTGACTCTAGACCTAGAAACCGTCAACTTGACGGATGAGCAATATTATCAGTTGTGCATCAGAAATAAGCATCTTCGCTTGGAATGTAATGCTCATGGAGATTTAGTGATTATGCCTCCCGCAGGTGATGAAACCAGTAATCGTAATGCGGGAATCACCGCTCAACTGTGGTTATGGAATGAAGACCAAGAATTAGGTGTAGTCTTTGACTCTTCAGCCGGTTTTACCTTGCCGAACGGGGCAAAACGATCTCCCGATACTTCTTGGATTCCCCTAGAAAAATGGGAAAAAATCCCGTCAGAAGAACGGGAAAAATTTAGTAAGATTTGTCCTGATTTTGTCGTTGAGTTAATGTCCCCCAGCGATTCATTGAAAACGACCCAAGAAAAAATGCAAGAATATTTGCATAATGGAGCCAAATTGGGTTGGCTGATCGATCGCAAGCAAAAACGAGTAGAGATTTATCGACCCGATCGCGATGTAGAAACCTTAGAATATCCTTCTGAGTTGTCAGGAGAAACTGTATTACCCGGATTTGTCTTGAAATTAGCCAAAATTTGGTAA